One Edaphobacter flagellatus genomic region harbors:
- a CDS encoding alpha/beta hydrolase family protein — translation MRAGWLAVLVLFGAVGASAQTQATPALRAEVAGIPANYDEAKVGTYTLPDPLVMSDGKPVKDAKVWMTKRRPEIVRLFETQQYGVAPGRPKDESFDVIEKGTAALGGKAIRRRVEVHLSADKAAPVIHLVEYLPAGAKKKVPLLLCISFFPASNMVDDPELPTGEVWDAKTKTRVPAARGTIAGKIDVPELIAAGFGVATFYYGDVEPDYAEGFAQGIRRFYLKPGQTTRGPEDWGSIAAWAWGMSRVEDYLETDKDVDAKRVAIHGISRLGKTVMWAGAHDQRFAAVIASCSGEGGAALSHRNYGETIAHLTAPTRFPYQFAENYGKWAGFPDKAPMDAHMLVALIAPRPLLLQTGTTDYWSDPKGEFLAEVAAGPVYRLLGKSDLGTETWPAAKVPVLHDLSYYMHDGGHGMVPGDWAVYVEFLKMHLHPER, via the coding sequence ATGCGGGCAGGTTGGCTGGCGGTTCTGGTGTTGTTTGGGGCGGTGGGTGCGTCTGCGCAGACGCAGGCGACTCCGGCTCTACGGGCGGAGGTGGCGGGGATTCCGGCGAACTATGACGAAGCGAAGGTGGGGACGTATACGCTGCCCGATCCGCTCGTGATGAGCGATGGCAAGCCGGTGAAGGATGCGAAGGTGTGGATGACGAAGCGGCGGCCGGAGATTGTGCGTCTGTTTGAGACGCAGCAGTATGGGGTAGCTCCGGGGCGGCCGAAGGATGAGAGCTTCGATGTGATCGAGAAGGGAACGGCAGCATTGGGTGGGAAGGCGATCCGGCGGCGGGTGGAAGTTCATCTGAGCGCGGATAAGGCGGCTCCGGTGATCCATCTGGTGGAGTATCTGCCGGCGGGAGCGAAGAAGAAGGTTCCTCTGTTGTTGTGTATTAGTTTTTTCCCGGCTTCGAATATGGTGGACGATCCCGAACTGCCGACGGGCGAGGTCTGGGACGCAAAGACGAAGACGCGGGTTCCGGCGGCGCGGGGGACGATAGCGGGCAAGATCGATGTGCCTGAGCTGATCGCTGCGGGATTCGGCGTGGCGACGTTTTATTACGGCGATGTAGAGCCGGATTATGCGGAGGGATTTGCGCAGGGGATTCGCAGGTTCTATCTGAAGCCGGGGCAGACGACGCGAGGGCCGGAGGATTGGGGCTCGATTGCGGCGTGGGCGTGGGGCATGAGCCGTGTTGAGGACTATCTGGAGACGGACAAAGATGTGGATGCGAAGCGGGTGGCGATCCACGGGATTTCGCGGCTGGGCAAGACAGTAATGTGGGCTGGAGCGCATGACCAGAGGTTTGCGGCGGTGATTGCGAGTTGTTCGGGTGAGGGTGGCGCGGCGTTGAGTCACCGCAATTATGGGGAGACGATTGCGCACCTGACGGCACCAACGCGGTTTCCGTATCAGTTTGCGGAGAACTATGGGAAGTGGGCGGGATTTCCGGATAAGGCTCCGATGGATGCGCATATGTTGGTGGCGCTGATTGCTCCGCGTCCGCTGCTGTTGCAGACGGGGACGACGGATTACTGGTCGGATCCGAAGGGCGAGTTTTTAGCAGAGGTGGCCGCTGGACCGGTGTATCGGCTGCTGGGCAAGAGCGATCTGGGGACAGAGACGTGGCCTGCGGCGAAGGTGCCGGTGCTGCATGATTTGAGTTACTACATGCATGATGGCGGACATGGGATGGTGCCGGGGGACTGGGCGGTGTACGTGGAGTTTTTGAAGATGCATCTGCATCCGGAGCGGTAG